From the Hevea brasiliensis isolate MT/VB/25A 57/8 chromosome 15, ASM3005281v1, whole genome shotgun sequence genome, one window contains:
- the LOC110671657 gene encoding uncharacterized protein LOC110671657 — translation MDVDIDHYNVLGLPSGEEGAKLTEKEISKAYKLKALELHPDKRPDDPNAHANFQKLKSSYEILKDEKARKLFDDLLRVKRERYVRASQKDAKRQKMVSDLEERERAAFAPDPAARAREEEDRITRKLKEEIARIRAMHANKRAPAASALKKETAGVTKEGASNVDREKMLKVSWDKGGEDYTSERLKELFSRFGEVEDVVISSSKKKRSALVQMATIEAAIAAMGTVSGNLSNPLLIVPVKPATATELSSVQQSAESARLNNLVGTGYKAYEDSVLEKLQKAAAAKNQK, via the exons ATGGATGTCGATATTGATCATTATAATGTTTTAGGGCTACCTTCCGGGGAGGAGGGGGCTAAGCTTACAGAAAAGGAAATATCAAAAGCATACAAGCTGAAGGCTTTAGAGTTGCACCCAGATAAGAGACCAGATGACCCAAATGCCCATGCCAATTTTCAAAAGCTCAAGTCGTCATATGAGATTCTCAAGGATGAGAAAGCGCGCAAATTATTTGATGATCTCCTCCGAGTTAAGCGGGAGAGGTATGTTCGCGCATCTCAAAAGGATGCAAAGAGGCAAAAGATGGTTTCTGATCTTGAAGAAAGAGAGCGGGCTGCCTTTGCACCAGACCCTGCTGCCAGGGCTCGGGAGGAAGAGGATAGGATCACTAGGAAGCTTAAAGAAGAGATAGCAAGAATACGTGCAATGCATGCAAATAAAAGAGCACCTGCAGCATCGGCTTTAAAGAAAGAGACAGCAGGAGTGACGAAGGAGGGTGCGAGTAATGTAGATAGGGAGAAGATGCTTAAGGTTTCTTGGGACAAAGGTGGTGAGGATTATACTTCAGAAAGGTTGAAAGAGTTGTTTTCAAGGTTTGGTGAGGTTGAAGATGTGGTAATCAGCAGTTCTAAGAAAAAGCGCTCTGCACTTGTTCAAATGGCAACTATAGAAGCAGCT ATTGCTGCTATGGGAACTGTCTCTGGCAATCTATCTAATCCTCTTCTAATTGTACCTGTTAAACCAGCTACTGCAACAGAGCTTTCAAGTGTGCAGCAGTCCGCTGAATCTGCTCGCCTAAATAATTTGGTTGGCACTGGTTATAAAGCATATGAAGATTCCGTCTTAGAGAAACTCCAAAAG GCTGCAGCAGCAAAAAACCAAAAATGA